One Arcobacter sp. FWKO B genomic window, AACCATTGGTTGTTAGTTTTTGGTGATTTACTTTGAAATAAAATTTATCTGTTTTGTAAGATGTGGCGATATTGTATTTTTTTGTATTGAAGCTTCCGTATTCTGCTAGTACACTTCCGTGAAGCCCTTTTGTAGCACCTTTTGTAATAATATTTATCACCCCAGCACTTGCATCACTCCCCCATATTCCACTTTGAGCACCTTTTATTATCTCTATTTGTTCTATATCATTTATCATCAAATTTTCAAATGATGCACCACTTGCACCTGTGATATCATTGTATCTTACACCGTCTATTAGTACTAAAACCCTTTTAGAATCAAATCCTCTTAAATAAACAGAAGTCTGTTTACCTAGTCCACCATTACTCGTAAAACTTATACCACTTACAAGATTAAGTGCTTGAGTTAAAGTTGTAATATTTTTTTCTTCAAGTTCAGCACCTGTGATAACTTCTACATTACTTGTAACATCTTTGATCGATTGGTTTGATTTTGTTGCACTTATGACTTCTATAGAGCCTAAGTTTTGGCTATTTGCTTGAGAGTATGTTGCTATTAAAAAGCTTGCAACTAAGCTTATGGAGATTTTTTTAGTCATTTGTTTATCCTTCTTTTTTATTTTTGTATTTTTGTTTGATTTTTTATTGCATTGGCAAGTCTAAGTTCAGTTTTGGTAACTAGTGGCATTACAGTTCGTAACAATTGTTTAAAACATGAGTCTAATTGCAAAAGTTTTGCATTTACACTATTTGCTAGCATTCCAAAGAAACTAAAGTATTTTTTAGCGTGTAACATCTTTTCCTCCTTTATAAAGTTTGTAAGAACAATGTGATTATATCCACTTTTAATTTAAGATATTTTGTTATAATAACCAAAACAAGAGAGACCAAAAGGATTTGAATGAATATTTTATTACCACTTGATAGCGATATAGAAGATGAAGCAAAACTTACAAGCCTAAATGAGGCAACTTTTTGGGGACATATGGTGATGGCTGAGGGTAGAATGCAAAGCCTTCATATATGCAAAAGCGCTGAAGAGATAACAGAGATGATAGATTGTATCATAGTTCAAAACGAAAAAGAATATGTTTGGCCATATATGGAGCAAAATATAGCAGTCTTAATAGCACCCACACAGCGATATATAGAAGACATAGTAGAAGCCTATATTTTCAAAGAGCTTTATGATATAAGTATTTAATCTTACTTCAAGTATATAGTAAATATTGATATCATGTATGTTGCATAAGTTCTGAAAATTTATGATATAATACATAAATATATTGTTCAGGAGGTATTATGTCTACTATAGATTTAATAGCAAAAATCAAAAAAGATTCAAAAAAAATGACTGATAGTCAAAGAAGACAAAGATTAGTAGATGCACATATTATAAATACTAGTGGGGAATTTGACCCGAAATATTTTAGTTCACATACTGTTCAAATTTCCAAAGCATTAAGAGTTAAAGCGTAACTTTATGTATTCAACAAAACCATCTTTTGTATTTGGATTCCATGGATTAGATAGTGATGTTGCATATGATATTTTAACCCAACGAAAAGAATTTAAACATAGTAATAATAGTCATGATTGGTTGGCTAATGGCATTTATTTTTGGGAAAATAATCTTGAAAGAGCAAGACAATATGCTCAAGAAGATATGAAACGAAAAAACTCTAAAATTAAAAAACCTTTTGTTTTAGGTGCAATTATTGATTTGGGTAATTGTTTAGATTTATTGAACCAAAAGAATTTAGATTTACTAAAAGTAGCATATGAAGAACTAAAAAAAGACTTAGAATTACAAAATCTACCGTTACCAACAAATTCACCATTTGGAAGTCTTGATTTTGATTTTAAAAAAAGGGAATTGGATTGTGCTGTCATAAGATATGCACATAAACTAGCAAATGATCAAGGCATATATTTTGACTCTGTAAGGGCTGCTTTTATTGAAGGTGGGGAAATTTATGAAAATGCAGGGTTTAATATTCAAAATCATATCCAAATAGCTATTATTAACCCTAATTGTATAAAAGGAATATTTCTGCCAAGAGAAAAAGTGACATTCCCTTAGTCATGCTCAAGTGAAGCTTTTTTCAGTTAACTAAAATATCATCAAGTTTTATAGAATTAGTTAATGGTATGACAGGTGTAATATACATCCTTTTTCCTTCTTCATTTTACCTCTATATTTACCTATTTTATAGCTACTAGATACCGTATATGCGGTGTTTTACAATATTCTTATTGGCATATGATTTTACCTTATGCTTTGTTGTGTTTTATATTTGAATTGGCAAATTAAAAATCCCATTTATTTAAAATGTCTTTTTTTAGATAAATCACCAATATCATAAAACCAAAACTATTCCAAAGTCTTTATACACTAAACTACCATACAATATAAAGGGAATTTACATGAATAAAGATTTAGTATCTATCCAAGCAGATAGACCAGCTATTATAGTTACACCCATAGATGCTATAAGCTTTTATCGCAAAATGGATACGAAGGCTACTGTTGAGGAAATGGTTGCGGGTAAGTATGTACTTGTGGAAGAGTATTATAGTAATGGGTTGGAAGTTTTATCTGAACTCAAAAAAAATCTTTTGGGTAAATATACAGACAAAAGTTTTCAAGGGCAAAGAGATTATCGGAGTGCATTTAGGGAAGCTTCACATAGATTGTTGTTAAAAGTAAAAGAGAATAAACTTCTTGTGAAGAAATCTCCTGATATTGGCTGGTTGGCATTACTATATCCTGAAATTTCAGAATTTTATATATCTTTTCCAGAAGTCCAAGGGATGAATAGCTCATGGCAATGGTATCAAAAGTGGATAGAAGTTCAAACTTTAGGTATAACTCTTCACCCTTTTTATGGTGCATACTTTCCAACACGATTTGATCACTTGAAACTATTTGATAAATGGCTCAAAAAATATGATGGTTCAAAAGATAAAGCGATAGAAATAGGTGTAGGAAGTGGCATTTTGTCGTTTCAATTAATCCAAAATGGCTTTCTTAATATCTTTGCAACTGATACAAACAAAAATGCAATTATTGGTGTGGCACAAGAGTGCAAAAGATTGGGTTATGAAGATAAAATAAGACTCAATCATGGTGATTTGTTTGAAAACTGTGATATGTTAGCTAATGTAATAGTTTTCAATCCTCCGTGGTTACTAGCCAAACACAAATTGGAAGAGGGTATAGATAAAGCTATTTATTATGAAGAGGATTTATTTCCAAGATTTTTTGAACAAGCACAAAAACACCTTGCCCCTAATGGGAAAATAGTATTAATATTTTCAAATCTAGCTCAAGTAGTAGATGAAGAAAGCACCCATCCAATAATAGAAGAACTACGAAATAATAATCGTTTTAGAAAAGAATTGCACCTAAGAAGAGAAGTGAGAGCATCATCCAAAAAAACACAACGGACAGATTCAAGAGAAAATGAAAAAGTTGAGTTATGGGTTTTAGGACTTAAATAGAAAAGATAAAAATGTAGATTTCAGCTTTTTGTAATTTTAGTAAAATGATACGAATTTACACACCTAATAATACTTTAGTAAAAATGCTACTCTATTGTGCTATGTTTTAATAATTAATAAGTTATAATCCATCAAAATTATTCTTATTAAGGTATAAAATGTTTGTAAATCTTTCTTTTACTAAAAAAATCTGGTCTATAGGTGCTATTGTATTAATATTTTTTATTAGCTTGAGTGTATATTTTGCTTTAGAACAAAAAAATATGATGATTAATGAAAAAAAATCAAAATTGATTAACTTAACAGAAGTTGCTTATAGCATCATAGAAAATGAATATAAACTCTTTACACAAGGGGTTGTTGATGAACAAACTGCAAAAAAGAATGCCATTGATGCTATTAAAAAGTTAAGATACAATGGTGCTGATTATTATTGGATTAACGACAACAAACTACCATATCCAACAATGATTATGCACCCAACTGCACCAACATTGGATGGTAAAGAATTAAATAATGAAAAATTCAATTGTGCAACTAAACTAGAATTTGGTGGCGATAGTGCTAAATCTCAAAATACTGATGGGAAGAAAAATCTTTTTCAGTCATTTGCAGAAGTAACAAACAGTTCTGATATAGGTTTTGTTACATATATGTGGACTAAGCCAAAAGTTGGCGGAGGTGCTACGGAGGAATTGTACCCAAAATTATCATGTGTCAAAGGTTTTAGCCATTGGCAATGGATTGTTGGAACTGGTATTTATATAGATGATGTTAATGAACAATTCTATACTAATATTATAAAACTAACAGCAATTATAACTTTGATTTTAGTAGTTCTAACAGCACTTTTTATAATAGTTATCAAAAATTTATCACAAAATATAGAGCTTTTTAGCTCTGGATTAAAAACATTTTTTGCATTTTTAAGAAAAGAGACTTCTAAACCAGAATTTATATCAATTAAATCAAAAGATGAATTTGGAGAGATGGCAAATATTGTAAATGAAAGCATAAAACAAATAGAAGAAGGGCTTATAAAAGACAACGAAGCAGTAAATGAAACTTTAAAAGCTGTAGAAAAAGCAAAACTAGGATATCTTGATATTCACATTAATGCCTCACCATCAAATCCACAACTTATACAACTTAAAGATGCTATAAATGAAATGGCAAAAGCTATAAAAACTAATATAGATAGTATTCAAAAAG contains:
- a CDS encoding methyltransferase, with amino-acid sequence MNKDLVSIQADRPAIIVTPIDAISFYRKMDTKATVEEMVAGKYVLVEEYYSNGLEVLSELKKNLLGKYTDKSFQGQRDYRSAFREASHRLLLKVKENKLLVKKSPDIGWLALLYPEISEFYISFPEVQGMNSSWQWYQKWIEVQTLGITLHPFYGAYFPTRFDHLKLFDKWLKKYDGSKDKAIEIGVGSGILSFQLIQNGFLNIFATDTNKNAIIGVAQECKRLGYEDKIRLNHGDLFENCDMLANVIVFNPPWLLAKHKLEEGIDKAIYYEEDLFPRFFEQAQKHLAPNGKIVLIFSNLAQVVDEESTHPIIEELRNNNRFRKELHLRREVRASSKKTQRTDSRENEKVELWVLGLK
- a CDS encoding methyl-accepting chemotaxis protein, whose translation is MFVNLSFTKKIWSIGAIVLIFFISLSVYFALEQKNMMINEKKSKLINLTEVAYSIIENEYKLFTQGVVDEQTAKKNAIDAIKKLRYNGADYYWINDNKLPYPTMIMHPTAPTLDGKELNNEKFNCATKLEFGGDSAKSQNTDGKKNLFQSFAEVTNSSDIGFVTYMWTKPKVGGGATEELYPKLSCVKGFSHWQWIVGTGIYIDDVNEQFYTNIIKLTAIITLILVVLTALFIIVIKNLSQNIELFSSGLKTFFAFLRKETSKPEFISIKSKDEFGEMANIVNESIKQIEEGLIKDNEAVNETLKAVEKAKLGYLDIHINASPSNPQLIQLKDAINEMAKAIKTNIDSIQKVLNEYGNFKFTSQIDTKNIQGDVSELIKNINFTTNEISKLLQQSLSVGNTLDRASDSLIKNVDILSKSSNEAAAALEETAAALEEITSTVVNNANNVAQMSKYSNEVTNSARKGQELAKSTTVAMDDITKEVSLINEAITVIDQIAFQTNILSLNAAVEAATAGEAGKGFAVVAAEVRNLATRSAEAAKEIKSIVENATNKASQGKTISNEMIKGYDELLENINKTTQMIEEISSSSKEQEAGITQINDAVAGLDQQTQQNASIANQTREIALQTDGIAKEIVNDAMTKEFIGKKNNTHS